In Nakamurella antarctica, the following are encoded in one genomic region:
- a CDS encoding phosphoenolpyruvate carboxykinase (GTP), with amino-acid sequence MTAVQTNREQPATQPRLPGQSFASNQPAGHPVPSSFAGPTSNEALLVWVAEVVALTTPNAVVWINGSDEEWAAMAARLVDAGTMIKLDAYPDSYYAASDPDDVARVEGRTFICSVDEKDAGPTNNWMEPAQMKEIMSDLYQGCMAGRTMYVVPFCMGPLDAADPKLGVEITDSEYVVGSMRIMTRVGDEALRLIESVDTFVKCLHSVGAPLAPGAADVTWPCSDTKYITQFPEERTIWSFGSGYGGNALLGKKCYSLRIASAMARDEGWLAEHMLILKLISPEGDVSYIAAAFPSACGKTNLAMLEPTVPGWKVEMLGDDISWMRFGGDGRLYATNPEFGLFGVAPGTGWHTNPNAMRTIEKGNTIFTNVARTDDGGVWWEGMTKQAPDHLIDWKGRDWTPSGVDAQGNTLESAGEPAAHPNSRFCTPITQCPMIAPEYNSPVGVPISAIVFGGRRKTTIPLVSQARDWQHGVFLGSTMGSETTAAATGQVGIVRRDPMAMLPFIGYDAGDYLNHWLEIGKHADQAKLPKIFYVNWFRRDAEGGFLWPGFGENSRVMKWIAERLSGKAAAVHTPIGLVPAVGALDIDGLEVDGRPMSTEQVKQALAVNVDEWKKEIPLIEEWFAFLGETLPSGMSDELAGLKTRLGLL; translated from the coding sequence ATGACCGCGGTACAGACCAATCGTGAGCAACCGGCAACACAGCCGCGGCTGCCTGGCCAGTCCTTCGCCAGCAACCAACCAGCCGGCCACCCAGTCCCGAGTAGCTTTGCTGGCCCCACGTCCAACGAGGCTCTCTTGGTGTGGGTCGCTGAGGTAGTCGCGTTGACGACGCCGAACGCGGTGGTCTGGATCAACGGATCGGACGAGGAATGGGCGGCGATGGCGGCGCGACTTGTCGACGCCGGCACGATGATCAAACTCGACGCCTACCCCGACTCCTATTACGCTGCATCCGATCCGGATGACGTCGCCCGCGTCGAAGGCCGCACCTTCATTTGCTCGGTGGACGAGAAAGATGCTGGCCCCACCAACAACTGGATGGAACCGGCGCAGATGAAGGAGATCATGTCTGATCTCTACCAAGGCTGCATGGCGGGTCGCACGATGTACGTGGTGCCGTTCTGCATGGGCCCGTTGGATGCTGCGGATCCCAAGCTGGGGGTCGAGATCACCGACTCCGAATACGTTGTTGGTTCCATGCGGATTATGACCCGCGTGGGAGATGAGGCGTTGCGCCTCATCGAGAGTGTTGACACGTTCGTCAAATGTTTGCATTCGGTGGGTGCGCCGCTGGCGCCCGGCGCGGCCGACGTTACCTGGCCTTGCAGCGATACCAAATACATCACCCAATTCCCGGAAGAGCGAACAATTTGGTCGTTTGGGTCCGGCTACGGGGGAAATGCGTTGCTGGGCAAGAAGTGCTATTCGTTGCGAATTGCTTCAGCGATGGCGCGGGACGAAGGCTGGCTCGCGGAGCACATGCTGATTCTCAAACTCATCAGTCCGGAAGGGGATGTCAGCTACATCGCCGCGGCTTTCCCCAGTGCCTGCGGTAAAACGAATCTTGCCATGCTGGAGCCGACGGTTCCCGGCTGGAAGGTCGAGATGCTCGGTGACGACATCTCGTGGATGCGATTCGGCGGTGACGGTCGGCTCTATGCGACGAATCCGGAGTTCGGCCTGTTCGGCGTGGCGCCAGGTACCGGCTGGCACACTAACCCCAACGCGATGCGCACCATCGAAAAGGGAAACACCATATTCACCAACGTTGCTCGCACCGACGATGGTGGTGTGTGGTGGGAGGGCATGACGAAGCAGGCCCCAGATCATCTGATCGACTGGAAAGGACGGGACTGGACGCCGTCGGGCGTGGACGCTCAGGGCAACACCCTCGAGTCCGCGGGAGAGCCTGCTGCGCATCCGAACTCGCGATTCTGCACCCCGATCACCCAGTGCCCGATGATCGCCCCGGAATACAACTCACCGGTAGGCGTGCCGATATCGGCGATCGTCTTCGGCGGTCGTCGTAAGACGACCATCCCGTTGGTTTCGCAGGCGCGTGACTGGCAGCACGGGGTGTTCCTTGGATCCACCATGGGCAGCGAAACTACTGCTGCCGCAACGGGCCAGGTAGGAATTGTTCGCCGGGATCCGATGGCGATGCTGCCATTCATCGGGTATGACGCGGGTGACTACTTGAACCATTGGCTGGAGATCGGCAAGCACGCAGATCAAGCCAAGCTGCCGAAGATCTTTTACGTCAACTGGTTTCGGCGAGATGCCGAGGGCGGCTTTCTCTGGCCCGGGTTTGGCGAGAACTCGCGAGTGATGAAGTGGATTGCTGAGAGACTCAGCGGTAAGGCAGCGGCAGTACACACTCCGATCGGGTTGGTGCCCGCGGTGGGTGCGTTGGATATCGACGGTCTCGAGGTTGACGGTCGGCCCATGTCGACCGAACAGGTGAAACAAGCGCTGGCCGTCAACGTCGATGAATGGAAAAAGGAAATCCCGTTGATCGAAGAATGGTTCGCCTTCCTCGGCGAGACGCTGCCCAGCGGTATGAGCGATGAATTAGCCGGGCTTAAAACTCGCTTAGGCCTGCTGTAA